Below is a genomic region from Flammeovirgaceae bacterium SG7u.111.
TTGACAAATCTTGCCGATGGAAAACAACAAGATAAGGTCAAAGAATTCCGTCGGATGCCTTACTTGCAACCTTTTCAAGACATCCACCTTTCGAGTGGAATTGACTATGATTTTGACACAAAAACTGATAGCCAATATTTGTATACTTTTGCAGGGATTGCATTGCTCATCTTAGTGATCGCCTGCATCAATTACATCAATCTATCCACGGCTAGGGCTACCGAAAGAGCCAGAGAAGTAGGCGTTAGAAAAGTATTGGGTGCGCACAAAAGCCAGTTGTTTTTCCAGTTTTTCTCCGAAGCATTGTTGATCGTGCTCTTTAGCTTTGCACTTGCCATATTCCTCGTTTGGAACTTGCTCCCTTCGCTCAATAGCCTCATTGACAAACAGCTTAGTTTTCCTGCATTTTTCAACCTAGAAAATTCTCTTTGGATTGCGGGTGGACTTTTGGGCATTTCCTTACTTTCGGGAGCATACCCATCGCTATTACTGACTTCCTTTCGCCCTCTCGTAATCATGAAAAAGAATTACAAGGCTTCCAAATCGGGGGTGATCCTTCGGAAATCATTGGTAACGGTGCAGTTTGCCGCCTCGGTGTTCTTGTTACTCGCCACGTTCACGGTGGGAAGGCAATTGGCGTACATCCAAGAGAAAAACTTGGGTTTCGATAAGCAAGTATTCAGCCACTATTACCAATCTTCTACAATGGGTAGCCGCGATGCATTCAGAAATCAACTCAGCAATATTTCTGGGGTAAACAAGGTCTCTTTCGCTTCAAATACTCCCGAAAGTATTTCTTCGGTGTGGGATATGAGAACTGGGTCCACTGATGACGACTGGGCGCCAGTGTATTTAGCACGGATCGATGAATATTATTTGGAAACTTGTAAAGTAAAGTTATTGGAGGGCAGAAATTTCACGAAATCTAGTAGTATATTCCGAGATGATGACGATGAAGGACTTACGGAGTATATCATTAACCGTCCCGCCATGGAAAAACTGGGCTATACTCTCGAAAACGTTCTGGGACAAACGATAGCAGTTTCCGAAGAACGGGGAACTGTTATTGGTGTGGTGTCTGACTTCCATTTTGCGAATCTGAAAAAGGAAATAGAACCTTTGATATTTGCTTACAACCCTGAGGATACATGGCGAGTACTGGTGAGCATGAATGAAAACCAAGCGGCCGAAATCCTACCAAAAATAGAAGAGGTTTTTGCAGAACTTGCCCCCAACTATCCTTTCGACTACAGCTTTTTGAGCGACTCGTTTGAAAAACGGTACAGGCTTGAAAGCCAACTTGGCACTATCAGCAGCATACTTTCGGGAATAGCCATTATTGTTGCCTGCCTCGGGCTCATCGGCTTAACGTCTTTCACCACCCATCAGCGTTCGAAGGAAGTCAGTATTAGGAAAGTGCTTGGGGCTTCTATTCCAGATATTATTGTACTGCTTTCCCGTGAGCTTTTCTGGTTGTTGGTCGTTTCCATCGTGCTCGCCATACCGCTGGCATGGATGTACATGGATAATTGGCTCAATGAATACGCCTTCCATATAGAGCTTTCTTGGTGGATGGCTCTGCTGCCAGTAACTATGATTGTGCTGTTCACCTTTTCTACCGTGGGCTACATGCTCCTGAGGTCAGCAAACCAGAACCCAGCGAATAATTTAAGGTCGGAGTAAAACTCCTAAGTGCGGAATAATTAAAGTATTTTCTCTTTTTTGAGACGAATTAGAATTGGTTTGTTATTTCGAATCAATTCTAATTCAATATACTCGGAATTTGGGACTCGGAATCCCTCTATAAACCCACAATAGCTGGAGAAGTTATATTCCTTGCCATTAACCTTACCGATGGCATCTCCTGCCTTTATTCCTTTTGTAAAAGCTGTACTTGGCTCATAAACATAGCCTATCACTACTTTTCTGTCTTTATAATCGAAACTAAAACCATAAGAATAAATCGCATGATCTTGATCTCTAAAATTGGCAATTGCTTCGAAATACATCGCATTCTCTGAAAGGTCAAACAAGACTTTATATCTTTCAAAAATTTTACTGCCTAACAAATTACTAGATGCATTTTGCCTAGACTCCGCTACAACATTGTTTAATACCAAACCATTTACATCTACATTGTTCACCTTTATCAATTTGGAATCCGAAAATGTAACGCTGTTTCCCGCATTGCTTCTATTACCAACTTTGGTGACAGATAAAAGTGTATCAAAGGAAGAGATTCCCGAAACGTTTTGCAGGCCTAAAAACCCATTGAATCCAGAATCGAAACCTAGTGTACTGTTGAATGAGCCTATGCTAAAATCAATACTTGGTTTGTAAACATTATCAGTTTTTATCTCGACCTTTATGCCTTTTGATAGGATTGGAAGCCGAGTTCTGTTATCAGTAAAAACAAGTTTTTTCGCTTCATTATCAAATAACCAAAGGCATTCTTTCATGATGTTGGGACCTAAAGTCCCGTCAATCCCTAAACATTTAAACCATTCCGATTCGGTAAATCCAATTTTCGCAAAGCCAACATCCGCAAATGAAATATCACCAATTTCAAGCTTGTT
It encodes:
- a CDS encoding FtsX-like permease family protein, producing MKQVIENYWKIRLFRNLLRLFCHPDLLEEIEGDLEEAFQKDSQHLGVKKATWNYILTVLTSFRPYMFLQRNYIPNSYKTMFNSTSILSTIRVLKKQKTFTFLHVTGLTIGIACALLVGIYVSYELSYSTSFSETDNIYRLNLDEDNTKIAISPNIVGPLAKRELPATESFCRMYVWDKTSFTIDGKSWVEPTYCVDSSFLEMFSWETLAGNPDKMLKAPKTLVLTESTAEKYFRDLSPTDVVGQTLMVDGKTPYLIEGVIKDPPANSDFSFTMLSPFYDLTWAQEETWGNANYQTFVKLIEGVSPEKYYADLTNLADGKQQDKVKEFRRMPYLQPFQDIHLSSGIDYDFDTKTDSQYLYTFAGIALLILVIACINYINLSTARATERAREVGVRKVLGAHKSQLFFQFFSEALLIVLFSFALAIFLVWNLLPSLNSLIDKQLSFPAFFNLENSLWIAGGLLGISLLSGAYPSLLLTSFRPLVIMKKNYKASKSGVILRKSLVTVQFAASVFLLLATFTVGRQLAYIQEKNLGFDKQVFSHYYQSSTMGSRDAFRNQLSNISGVNKVSFASNTPESISSVWDMRTGSTDDDWAPVYLARIDEYYLETCKVKLLEGRNFTKSSSIFRDDDDEGLTEYIINRPAMEKLGYTLENVLGQTIAVSEERGTVIGVVSDFHFANLKKEIEPLIFAYNPEDTWRVLVSMNENQAAEILPKIEEVFAELAPNYPFDYSFLSDSFEKRYRLESQLGTISSILSGIAIIVACLGLIGLTSFTTHQRSKEVSIRKVLGASIPDIIVLLSRELFWLLVVSIVLAIPLAWMYMDNWLNEYAFHIELSWWMALLPVTMIVLFTFSTVGYMLLRSANQNPANNLRSE
- a CDS encoding aspartyl protease family protein; protein product: MKRIFQIVLLVFCTTNCATYHRVRSNNILVRASIEASDFYEEIDYEVVSNLQLFDVTIEGNVYRFMFDTGGYTVFSEELVNSLKDVRKMSYIDVKDGNSVTKRIQTYTVNKLEIGDISFADVGFAKIGFTESEWFKCLGIDGTLGPNIMKECLWLFDNEAKKLVFTDNRTRLPILSKGIKVEIKTDNVYKPSIDFSIGSFNSTLGFDSGFNGFLGLQNVSGISSFDTLLSVTKVGNRSNAGNSVTFSDSKLIKVNNVDVNGLVLNNVVAESRQNASSNLLGSKIFERYKVLFDLSENAMYFEAIANFRDQDHAIYSYGFSFDYKDRKVVIGYVYEPSTAFTKGIKAGDAIGKVNGKEYNFSSYCGFIEGFRVPNSEYIELELIRNNKPILIRLKKEKIL